ACTCGGACACCCAGCGTTACCGCGTGGGCCCGAACTATCTGCAGCTTCCGGTGAACTCCGCTAAGAACGCACCGGTTGCCACCAACCAGCGCGGCGGCCAGATGTCCTTCGGTACCGACCTCGCGCCGGGCCAGAACCCGCACGTGAACTACGAGCCGAACATCACCGGCGGGCTGCAGGAAGCACCGAAGACCGCGCCGTCCGAGCTGGGTCCGGAGCTTGAAGGCCGTCTGATCCGCGCCCGCCTGCCGCGCACCAATGACTACATGCAGGCCGGGCAGCGCTACCAGCTGATGGAGCAGTGGGAGAAGGATGACCTGGTGGCCAACTTCGTGGCCAACATCGGCGAAGCGATCCGTCCGGTGCAGGAGCGCATGCTCTGGCACTTCTACATGTGCGATGACGAGCTGGGCGCACGGGTCGGCGAGGGACTTGGCATCAGCCTGGACGAGGTCAAGGATCTCGGCCCGCTGGCCACCCAGACCCTCAACGAGGAAGAAACCAACCGGATGAAGAATCTGGGCCACAACGGCCCCCGCAACGTGGAAGGCCTCACCATGACCCACTGCGTGCCCAACGAGCACGTGGTCGTCAGCCGCTAACAGTTCGCGCTGCACAGCCTAAAACAAAACGACGACGGCGGAACCCACCTCAGGCGGGGTCCGCCGTCGTTGTTGTTGTGATGCCTACTTTTCCCAGGGCGCCTTGATCGGGAAGAACTTCTCGAGGAAGTCCGTGACCCGTTCGGTACGCTCCTGCGCCGGAACCTCCGGGAAGCTGCCGTCATTGAGACAGAACAAATCCATGTTCCGCTTCGCCAGCAGCTTGTCCATTATTTTCAGGCCCGCGTAGGACGTGGTGTCCACGTACTTCACCTTGGCGGTTTCCTGCGTGACGGCCCGCCCGGTGAGCAGAGCGTAATAGTGGTACAGCGAGTTGGTGACCGAGATGTTGTCCTTCGCCCGGAACGTGCTCGCCGCCGTGGCCGCGAACTCGTTCGGGAATTCAGCTTCCATCTCCAGCAGCACGCTCTTGCGCAGTGGTGCGGCGGTGTGTTCCAGGTGCCGGGTGGTGATCCGGCCAAACCGCTCCCAGAGCAGGCGCCGGTTAACCCGGGCCGCGTTCTCAAAGCCGCTGCGCTCGGGGTCATTGGCACCCAGGCCAATGCGGGTGCTGGCCTCGATGAACTTGGTGATGCCGCCGGGGGAGAAGAACAGGTCAGGTCCCACCGGGCGGCCGAAGAACATGTCGTCGTTGGAATACAGGAAGTGCTCGGCCAGGCCGGGAATGTGCTGGAGCTGGGATTCCACGGCCTGCGAGTTGTGGGTCGGCAGGACGGAGGGATCCTTGAAGTGCTCCTCTGCGCGGACAAAGGTCACCGACGGGTGGTCGGCCAGCCAATCCGGCCGTTCCGAGTCCGTGGCGATAAAGATGCGGCGGATCCACGGGGCGAACATGTAGACCGAACGCAGAGCGTACTTGAGTTCGTTGATCTGGCGGAAACGGGCCTCATGGTCATCGCCTTCGCCGACCACGGCGTCCTTCATCCGGGCGGCACGGGCAGCCTGATATTCGGGGGAGCTGCCGTCCACCCAGGAGAAAACAAGATCCACATCGAAATCGATATCCGTGGCGTGGTCGGCAAACATGTTCTCGATGGTCGGCCAGGTCAGGCCGTGCTTTTCCACGGTTCCGCGGACCACCTCATTGGCCGGGAGAGTGCGGCGGGTCAGGGAATTCTCCACCGGGAGCGTGATTTCCGGACCGGTGAGGTCCCAAAGTTCCAGCTGCACGCCGGCCGAGGGGCCAAAGGTAAGGTTGGTGCCGCTGACGGCCCGGGGCCGGTAGACCCGGATAATCCGGGACTTGTCCGAAGGTGAGAGCTCGCCGTCGGCAATCAGCAGGGTGCGGGTCTTTTTGGTGTCCACGCTGCGGGAATAGAAGGGTTCTTCCCGGCAGGCTTCCACCATGGCGCGGCGCAGCTGATCCCGGTGAGCCAGATCCACGGCAATGACCGGGCGCTCGTCGTTCCCGCGCACCAGCAGGTACGCGATGCCGGCGTTCTCCAGGACCTTGCGGACAAACAACAGGTCCTCAACCATGGCCTGATTGGGTGTCAGCCCGGTGTCCATCAGGGTGAGGCGGCCCTTGACCTCGGCGACGTCGGTCCGATGTTCCACCCGCTGAACAACAGCGAGGGACGCGGTTTGGAGATCCTCGCTCTCATGCTCGGGTTCGGGGGTGCCGAAATACACATCGTGTTCTGCTGCTATGTCTGTAATCGGAACCTCCAATAAGTTTCGAGTGCGGGGTCGGAGGCCGCGGCGAATGTGCGGGCGCGGCTCGTGCGGCTCTGCACATAGGTGTACTGCTGGCTTGCGGGGTGCGCACCGGATAAGCCGGACGCGTCCCGAATAGGCCTGATGCTCTGGGCGCGGGTGCCGCTGCTGAGTAGCATTGAGTGCTAGCGCGGACATCTCGGGAGCTGATGTGAGATACCGTAACACCACGCTGGCGGCGGCAACGCTGCTTGTGCTCAGTATGTCATCCTGTGCCCCTTCCACGGACACCGGGGAGCCTTCGGGCGCCGCGGGCACCTGGCCCTCTTACACCCTGCCGGACGGGTCGCTCTCCTTTGAGCACCGCCCCGACTGGACGGTGGAAGAAGTTCAGTCGCTGGCCAATGATCCGGCCGGCGGCGTTTCGGTCCAAGTGAACGACGCCGGGGGAGACCTTATCGCCCAGCTGGACACCGGGATTATCACCGGTTTGGTGTGCGACGATCCCGATGAGGCCGCGCAGTACGTGGAATATGACTCCGAGCCGATGCCCGAGCTGGATTCGGCTCAGGGCACCGATCAGCGGTTTGTTTATCGCTCGGTGGCCTTCTCCACTCCGGAGCGGGGTGAGCCGGTGGCGACCTATGCGGTAATCAGCGAACTCGGTGACCGCGGCCAGTGCGGGCTTTTCGATTTCTTTACCTTTACGGAATCCAGCGGCGGCCGTTTTGCCGGCAGATATTCGGGGGAGGATACGGTGCCCGGCCAGTCTTATTTGGACGGTGCGGCCGCCTATGAAGACAGTGCTGAATTCCGTGATGTGAAGCGGATGCTGGTGTCGTTGCGGGACAAGGACTGATCTTCGGCCGACCGGGACTGGAATAGGCGGTTTTCGGTTTTCTCTGGCGTGCTGTGGATAACTCCGTATGCTGTGGCGCAGCCACGTACTCTTGGCGTCACGTCCAGTCCCGCACCATTTCTGCCCTGGGGGTATTTTCGATGTTCCGCACTCGCGCGCTTTCTGCCATACCCATTTCTGCCCGTATGAGTGCTGCCGCGGTGGCAGCTGTCCTGGTGTTGGGCGGCTGTTCCGGTTCGGGGGAGCCTGAGGCTGAAGCTGCGGAGAATCGCTCTTCCAGCGCTTCGCCGAGCGGGAGCGCCAGTGCGAGCGAGACCGCCACTCAGACGGCGACGCCGACACCAACGCCTACTGCCGCTTACAAGCCAGCGACCGCTGAGGGACCTGCGGAGAATGTGCCGTTGCCCGTGATGCCGGAGTTGGCGAAGGAGAAGTCCAAGGAAGGCCTTGAGGCTTTCGCCGAGTACTGGTACTCACTGATTAATTACGGTTACGAAACCGGTGACGCCGAGCCGGTACGAGCAATAAGTTCATCTCCTTGTTCGGTCTGCGATGTGTACTACGAGACCGTGGATCTAGGGTTCAAAAACCAAGATTGGATGGCGGGCTCCTTGGTCAAGGTAAGAGATGTCCATTCAGATTTTATCCTGACACCCGAGGGTTACTATCAAGTTCTAATACAAATAACTCAAAAGGACCTAGAGTATTACGGACCTAACGGGGTTGATTATGGACCGATGGATGGTCTCCAATCGCCTATAGCGCAACTGATTGAAGCATCATATGACGGTACATCTTGGCGTGCTGTGCGAGTCGAAAACATTTGAAATGAACTCACTATCTAGCATGCTCAGACGTGCATGTATTGCGGTGCTTTGTTTCGTTTTTCTCATTTGTTGGAGCTCTCCAACCTTGGCTGAATCCGGCAAGGGAAACATGGGAAAAGGAGGAGTTACAGGTACCTGGACCAAGCATGAGGATAGTGGTGTTTGGACGTCGGCAGAGGTCGGGCTTGCTGCGGACATAAATGGGTACTATTTTGAGCTGGAATGTTTTGATGAGGGCATCGGATATATCGACTGCCTCCCGGGTCTGGAGGGCAAATGTACTCTCGGTCCAGATGGGCGCTCGGTTTGGTGGTATTCAGGACTTCTTGGAACGCCAATGACCGATTGGCAACGTCTGGATGGCGGGCCATGGTGTGTATATTCTGTTAATCCATACGTCATAGAAGAAATCGAGGGAAGGATTGCAACTGAATTTCAGGAGCGACCCATTGCTTCGAGCGTGTTTGAAACTCAGCCAAACCCTCACAGCTTAGTCGGCATGGAAAACAACATGTATCTCAATGCTGAGGAGCAGACCTTCGATATGACGCTTCTGGAGCAAGATATTCGTATAGTTGCCACGCCTACTGAATTCGAATGGCGATATGGCGATGGCACCTCATATGGTCCGGTCTCATTCAGCGGTACCCCTCTCCCGCCAGAGAGGCTAGGCGAACCGACGGCCACGAGCCATGCTTATTCAGATCCAGGAGACTACCAAATTAGTGTAATCGTTTACTATTCGGGGACCTATTCCATCAACGGTGGTCCCATGATTCCAATAGATGGACGGGCTCAGGTGGAGAGTAATTCTCAAACGCTGCGTGTTTGGAAATCTGAGTCACAGAACGTTGCTGACGATTGCCTCGTAAATCCCGCCGGTTTCGGCTGCTAGCCTCTGTCCAACAGCAGGTAGATGGACGCGCGATTAGTGGAACAAATTGCGTCGTCTGCGCAAAGGTGAACAGCATTTTGGGGAATGGTTATGCAGATCAAGATTGGATCGTTGGCGGAAAAGTGGAGGTTGTGCAGGCACATTCCGAATATTCCGTAACAAGGGGAGGCTTCTATCAAGTCCTTATCAACATCAGGCAGGACGCTTATGAGTTTAGGAGACCCAACATGCACCGGTACCTAGCTGAAGAGGGTTTGAAGTCCGGCACTGTACAGATGATAGAAGCCACTTATGCCGAAGGTGAATGGTTTGCAAACGATGCTGTGACCCTGAAGCGACCTGAGTGATGGAAAGCCCGATAGTAGCTTTGATTTGCGCAAATGTGTTGTGGATAAGTCCCTACGCTGTGGGTGAGCCACGTACTGTGGGCATCACGTCCAGCCCGGCACCATTTCTTCCCTGCGAAAGAATCCTCTGAGGGTAATCGTATGTTTCTCACCAAACTGCACTTGTCTGTGTCACCCGCCCGATTAGCAGCATTCGGCCTGGTTGTTCTCCTTTTCGTTAGCGGCTGTTCAGGCTCTGACTCAAGCCTCGGCGCACCGAGCAGTAGCGCGAGTGCGCGCAACTGGAGCACGGCTGAATCATCCCCCACCCCAACTCCCGCGATCTCACGAGCCGCCACATCGGCACGGCCATCCGAGAACGTTCCTCTGCCGGTACTACCGGAACTAGCCGAACAGCAGTCAAAGGAAGGCCTGCTGGCGTTTACCGAATACTGGTATGCCTTGGCGACCTATGCGTTCGAAACAGGTGACCTTTCGCCGCTGCAGGAAGTGAGCGGTCCGGACTGCGCAATCTGTTCCCGCCTTTACGAGATGGTTGAGCTGGGTTATGAGGACCAGGATTGGATTGTCGGGGGTAACTTCACGGTGGGTTCGACACAGTCTGCATATGTATTAACCAGCAAAGATGTCTACCAGGTTCTGGCCATTGTTAGTCAGTTTCACATCCAATATCGCGGACCGGACAACCATCTATACGAAATAGAAGAGGGGTGGACAGACACACATATGCTCGAAGCGTCCTACGCTGACGGCAAATGGACTGCCCAGGATGTCGTTTGGTTTAAGGCTGCCGGCTCCGAGGCTCCTGTTCTGGGGAACACCGGCTAGCCAAGAGCAGCAGGGCGAGGAACCCTGAATAACGTTCGAGGATCCTGCAGCAGCGCCGGGTAAGCAAAAGCCGCACGGGGAATGGTCCCGGAAATCGTCACGCTCCGCTTCGCGGTGTCGTTGGTCAGCGACACCGGCCCCACCGTGCCGACACCCAGGACAGCACGGTCGGCACCCGGCAGGACGACGTCGTCGCCGTCCTCCATGTCCTCCAAAAACCGCACTAGCTGGCGGGCCCGTTTTCCCGTGATTGGTGTGCCTTTTCCATTCAGCATCGGCAGCTCGATCACCGGATCTCCACTCGCCTTGTCCACTTTGGGTCGGGCAACCCACACGGCGTCGCCGGCAGGTTCGGACGGAAGTGCAGGGTGCTCGGGCTCGGGCCACACATAGGGCAACCCTGCGCGGGTGTCCGGAAAGAGAGGGGCGTAGAAGTCTGGTGATTTAGTGATCAGGTTGGAGCGGTGGCTCTCGTGCAGGGCGGGGTCGCCAAACCAAGGAGGAAGCACGACGTCGTCATCCGCAGCCTCCGGCGCGAATTCCAGGATCTGCTCGTAGACGGTGTCGGCGTGCCCCCGCGACGTCCATTCATTGGTCATCGCCAGCCCGTAGGCGGTCAGTGCCGGGATGTAGCCCATCCACATCCGCATGGCCGGATGACTCTGCCAGCCGTAGTCCGGAATGACGAGGGCGCGCAGGACCTGCAGAGTTTCCACGCGCTGTTTGCCCAGACGCGCCTGGTCAAGGACCGCGGCGCTGCGGCTGAAGCTGTCATAGGGAAGAAACGTCTGCACGGACCCAGTGTGTCATCCGTCGTTGGGGGAGAGGGGCAGGGCAAGGATGAAGTCGCGGAACACGTGTCCGCCGACCGTAAAGTTCCGTCGGCCAACCTCGCTGAACCCCGATTTGCGGTAAAACGCCTGGGCACGCAGGTTGAGGTCATTCACACCCAGCCACAAGACCCGGCATCCGGACGCGACGGCGGTGTCCACGGCTGCCTGCATCAGCGCGGCAGCAGCCCCGGTGCCGTGGGCGGCGGGATGAACGTAGCACTTGGACAGCTCCGCAGCCGGAGCGGGCAGATGCCGCAGGGCTTCGGCAACCTCCGGGTCACTGGGTGAAGAGAACACCAGCAGCGCGTAGCCAATCAGGTTGCCGTCCTGTCTGGCGGCCAGGATCTGTTTCGAGTCGTCGGCGAGATACTGCGCGAAAGCATCTTCGGACAGGTGCTCGGCAACGAACGCTGCGCTGTCGGCTGCGGTCACCTGCGGCGGACAGGCGAGGGGGAAGGTCAGTGCAGCGAGAGCTGCCAATTCCTGCGCATCAGATTCAGCTGCTGAAGTAACGGAAACGGTCACGAATCCAGCTTAGGCATGAGAAAGCGCAGTCCTTCGTGCAGATCTTGGGCTTTGCGAATATCCTTCGTGCACATCACGGGCTTAAATGGACGTTTTTGGGGAGTTTGGGCCCGGTATCTGCACGAAGGATTGGATGGATGCGGGTTTGGGCCCGGTATGTGCACGAAGGATTGGAAGGAGGCGGGTTTGGGCCCGGCATCTGCACGAAGGATGCCCGGCAGGTCCTCATGCGCTGGCGGCAAAAGGATCCCGGAGTCAGTACTCCGCGTACATTTCCCCCACCCGCAGAGCCGCATCCGTCCGGTTATCCGGCCCGGGCAGCGGGCAGGCCCACGCCTCGTCGTAGGCGCACGACGGGTTGTACAGAAAATTGAAGTCCAGGACCAGGCTGCCCGGAGCCGCACCCTGCCCAAAGTCCGCCCCCTTGATCGTGTCCAGCAGATACCGGCCGCCGCCGTAGCTTCCGCCGTCGGCTCCGGACAGCGAGTCCCGCACGGGCAGGAAGATCCCGCCCCCGTAGGAAGCCAGCCGCCACACCGCCAGCCGGCCCACGCCGTCGACCGCCACCGTGCCCAGCCGCACAAACGGAACCACACCGTCCGTGCCGGTGGGCACATCCATCCGCTGGCCGGCGCCGTCGTCTTCGATCAGTGCGTCGCAGCGCAGCTCAGGGTTGTAGGCGGCCACGTCCAGTCCGCGGAAGCGTTCCCGGGCGCGGGGCTTCAACGGCGACGCGGGATGCTCGGCGAAGAGCCGGTCCCGCTCCGCACGCCACAGATCGTGGGCGTACGACGGCGACACCTCCTGGGCGGTAAGGCGCACCTGGGCGTAGAGCCCGAAAACGCGCTGGCGCCAATCCGCTGTCTGCAGGACCGTGACGGGGGAGATCATTTGTTCAGCGTAGTGTGTTCGAGTGACTACCGGACTGCTCGTCGTTGTACTCGTGGCAATCTTTATCGGCGCCATCGCGCAACGGATTGCCGGACTCGGTTTTGCCCTGCTCATTTCTCCGTTCCTGGTGATCCTGCTGGGTTCCCACGGGGGAGTGCTGATGGTGAACGTCTGCGGCCTGGTGTCCTCGGCGCTGATCATGACGCGGGTCCGGAAAGACATTGACTGGAGCATGTACCGCTGGCTGGCCGTCCCGGCCGTCTGCGGCAGCATCCCCGCATCGGTTGCGGCCGTATACCTGCCCGCGGCTCCCATGGCGGTGGTGGTGGGCGCCGTCGTTCTGGTGGCCCTGACCGCGTCGCTGGTCATGCAGCGTACGTCGGTGACCGTGACCGGCAACGGGCCCAAGGTGGTCGCGGGTTTCCTCTCCGGGGTGACCAACGCGGTGGCCGGCGTGGGTGGACCGTCGGTCAGCGCCTACGCGCTGATGGCACGCTGGCCGCAGCGGCCCTTCGCCGCGACCCTTCAGCCGTTCTTCGTCACCATTGCCATTGTCACCCTGACCGCCAAGCTGTCCCTGGACCCGGGGCAGATGCCGCCGTTCCAGCCGTGGGCATGGGCGCTCATTGCGCTGATGATCATTGGCGGTATTTACACCGGCGAGAAGCTGCAGCGCTTCATCCGCGATGAGCAGGCCCGTGCAGCCGTAGTAGTCATAGCCTTTTTCGGCGCCGCGGCTGCGCTGGCGAAGGGCATTTTCGACCTCGCAGCCTGAGCCGCCCGCCCGCACCGCCAGTCCCTGCCATCAGCCGGAACCACCCGTCCGCACCAACCGCCGCATCCGACTCACGGCACCTCCTGAACCGTCCGCCGCGCACCGGATGGGACGATAGAAGCGATGAAACTCTTTACCCGCCCTAAAACTCCGGGCGTCCTACCGATGCCCCTGTGGCTGCAGGGAGTGGTCGAACTCGGCCAGGCTGCAGTCCTTTCCGCCCTGCTGGTATTCCTGCCCCTCATTGGCGTCTGGTTCGCCGACGGCTTCACCGACCGGAACTTCGCGTCGCTGGCCCGGCTGGGCGGGCAGGGGTGGCTCCTGATCCACGGTGTCCCGCTGACCCTGACCTTCCCCGCCGGAACGCTGGCCAGCGGCGCTACGTCCGGCCTTCTGTCCCTGTTTCCACTGGGTCTGACGCTCATCCCGTTCTTCCTGTCCTGGCGCGCCGGGCGCAGGCTGGCTAAGGCTTCCTACACGGACCAGCTGTGGCAGGCACTGCTGGGGGCGCTGGGAACCTACGCCCTTCTCGGCGCGGCCGCCGCCCATTTCTCCGGAAATGAAGACGTTTCCATTTCCGTGACCGCAGGTGCGTTGATTCCGCTGATCTCGGCGGGCCTGGGACTCTTTATCGGTGCCCGGCGCGAGGCGGGGTCCTGGGTGCGGCTGATCGGTGTGGATCTAACGGACTGGATTTCCCGCACCAGCCAGCACTCCCGCTGGGCCGGGTCCTACGTCTGGGCCGTGATCCGGGCCGGGGTAGTGGGTATTACCGCGGCGCTGGGCTTCTCGGCCCTGCTGGTGACCGTGGCCCTGGCCATGAGCTGGGCTGAGATTGTGGCCGTTTACCAGCATCTGGATGCCGGAATCATCGGAGGCGTGGTGCTGACCGTCGTCGAGCTGGGGATGATGCCCAACTTTATGGGCTGGGCACTGGGCTGGACCTCGGGGGCGGGTTTTTCCCTCGGAACGGGCAGCTTGATCAGTCCGTTGGAAACCACGGTGGGCCCGCTGCCCGCTGTTCCAGTGTTTGCTGCACTGCCGGCCGGCGGCTCCGAGTACGCCGTAGCCGCCCTCGCGCTGCCTGTGGCCGCCGGGTTCCTGGCGGGCTGGTGGTTCCTGCGCGAAGGAGAGAACCATTTCGACGAGTGGTTGTCCCTGAAGATCCGTGCCCGCTGGTTCACGGCCCCGGTCTCCACCGTGCTGCTGGGCGTTTTTGTGGGCCTGGTGTCCGGAATCCTGGCGGCCGGCGCGGTCCTGATCTCGAGTGGATCAGCAGGCATCGGCCGGTTCGTGGAAGTGGGAGCGGATCCGCTGTGGACGGGTCTTTGGATTGCGGCCGAAGTGGCCGTGGGCGTGGTGGTGGGTTACGCCGTCGGGCCCTGGTTGGAGCGCGAGGAACGCGCCTGACGGAAGTGCTGGAAGAACAGCAGCGCGGCATAACCGAACAATGCAGTGCCGAGCAGCGGTCGGATCCAGCCCAGCTGCCAGCGTTGCGACAGCAGGTCCGGATAGCCCAGGTAGGGGATCGTTGCTGCCACCCGCCCCTGCAGGGCGGAGGCGGGAACGGCCGGATCGGCCAGCGAATTGGCATCGCCCTGAAGTACCAGCTCCTGTGACCCGTCCGGGCCGGAGGTGAAACCGGCCAGCCGGTGAGTGACCGGAAATGATCCGGGTGCGCTGCCGGCCGGCAGATATGTGAGGTCCGGCCGCCAGCCCCACCAGCGTGACGAGGATGCAGGCTGCGGCCGGCTTCCCCGTCAGCGGAATGAGCCCGGGGCGCCTTTTCAGCGCGGCAGCAGCCCGGTGGTGAACTGGTCCCGGCACTCGTCCTGAGCCGAAATGGTCAGCGCGTTGGCCAGGCAGCTTTCGAGTTTCTCCGTGCTGTCCCAAGTGGCAACTGCCAGTCCCAGACCCAGAGTCATCACCACGGATGCGACCAGGCCCAGGGAGGTCACAAACACCTGCGTTGGCCCGGTGTTGTAGCGCACCACCTTCACCAGCGTCACAATGCCGACGGCAATGGCAGCAACTCCCAGCGCCAACGGCACCAGCTTCCACGGCAGCGCAAGCCCCGAGGTAAGCAGCACGGCAGCAACCAAAGCCACGAAAATCCGCAGATATCCGCGGACGCTTCGCTTCTGCTCGTCGGTGGCAGCGGTCTTTTCGGGTGACTGCTGCAACGGCGGGGGAGTCTGATGAGGGGCACTGCCGTCGTTGTTCATGGTTTAACCCTAGGCGACGGTGAAGCCTAAGGTTGACGCATGCGCATCGTTGTTCTCGTGTCCGGCACCGGATCCAATCTTCAGGCCGTCCTGGACGCAGTGGCGGAAGGGAAGCTCGACGTCGAAATCGCCGCCGTCGGCGCGGACCGTCCCGGCACCCAGGGGGTCCAGCGGGCGGCCGATGCGGGGTATCCCACCTTTGTGGTGAACTTCCGCGACTATGCCGTGCGCTCCGAGTGGAACGCGGCCCTGACGGAGAAGGTGGCGTCCTATTCCCCGGACATCGTGCTGTCCTCCGGTTTCATGCGGATCGTGGATGAGCACTTCATTAATACCTTCGAGGGGCGCTACCTCAACACGCACCCGGCACTGCTGCCCTCATTCCCTGGGGCGCACGGCGTGCGGGACGCGCTGGCCTACGGGGTAAAGGTCACCGGCTGCACCGTCCACATCGCCGACGCCGGCGTGGACACCGGGCCGATCCTCGCACAAGCCGCCGTGGAAGTACTGGACGACGACACCGAGGAAAGCCTGCACGAGCGGATCAAGGTCCAGGAACGCCGGCTGCTGATCGAAACCCTGGCCCGGATCAGCGCACGCGGGCTGCCTGCGCTCTAGGCCTAGTCCAGGGCAGCGCCCCGGGTTTCCGGCGCGAACCGCATCATCCACGCGATTGCCAGCATCACCAGGACTCCGGCCAGCCCGAAGGACAGGGGCAGGCCCAGATACGGCCACGCGATGGAAACGAAGATCAGCGGCCCGAAACCGGCACCAATGCGGCTCACGGTGGAGGCCCACCCAAATCCGCTGCCGCGCAGTTCCGTGGGGTACAGCTCGGACACGTACGCATAGAGCACCGGAATGGCCACCTGCACCACAAACCCGTAGGCCAGCAGCCAGCCGGTGGCGGCGGCCGGCACGTCCAGTACCAGGGCAACGATGATCAGGATCAGCGCTGACAGCGGACCGGTGACCGCCAGGATCCATTTGCGTCCCACCCGTTCCACGAGCAGTGCGGCCGCGATGACTCCCAGGAGCCCGACGGCGGCCATTCCCGAGGTGGTCAGGAACGCCGCATACTCCTTGAAGCCGGAATCCACGAGGATTTTTGGCATCCAGGTCAGCGCCAGGTAGTACACCAGGAGGATGGTGAAGAACAGCGACCAGGCGGACACCGTGATCTTCCAGCTGTACCGCCAGAGATCGCTCAGCTGGGTTCCGACGGCGTGCAGCGACAGTTTGGCCGGCTCCTCGGGTTCCGGAAGCCGCCAGTTGGTCACGGTGGAACCGGTGCTCTGAATGAGCTCGTTGATGACGGTTTCCGCTTCCGCGGTGCGTCCCTTGCGGACCAGGAACAACGGGGATTCCGGAACGGAGCGCCGGACCCAGAAGACCAACAGAGCCGGCAGCACCATGATGAGCATAGTGAAGCGCCAGTCGGCCAGCGTGGCCATAATCAGTGCTGAGGTGGCCCCGCAGAGCGCAGCCCCTACCGGCCACCAGCCGTCCATCGCCGTCAGCACCCTGCCGCGTTGTTTGCGCGGTGTGAACTCGCCCACCAGCGCGTAATCCACGGGAACGCAGCCGCCCAGGCCAAAGCCCGCCATGAACCGGAAGATGCAGAACCAGATGATGTCCGGAGAGAACGCGCCCAGGACGGTAAAGAGGGAAAAGACGAGCAGAGTGGCGGTGAAGGCCTTC
This genomic interval from Arthrobacter sunyaminii contains the following:
- a CDS encoding MFS transporter, with the translated sequence MTTTNTLPTGDQVVQDLPWKWKVQGRIFIIGGLGFMFDAWDVTLNGVLIPLLSSHWDLEPAQAAWIGTANLLGMAIGAFVWGSIADAIGRKKAFTATLLVFSLFTVLGAFSPDIIWFCIFRFMAGFGLGGCVPVDYALVGEFTPRKQRGRVLTAMDGWWPVGAALCGATSALIMATLADWRFTMLIMVLPALLVFWVRRSVPESPLFLVRKGRTAEAETVINELIQSTGSTVTNWRLPEPEEPAKLSLHAVGTQLSDLWRYSWKITVSAWSLFFTILLVYYLALTWMPKILVDSGFKEYAAFLTTSGMAAVGLLGVIAAALLVERVGRKWILAVTGPLSALILIIVALVLDVPAAATGWLLAYGFVVQVAIPVLYAYVSELYPTELRGSGFGWASTVSRIGAGFGPLIFVSIAWPYLGLPLSFGLAGVLVMLAIAWMMRFAPETRGAALD